The proteins below come from a single Bartonella schoenbuchensis R1 genomic window:
- the nuoE gene encoding NADH-quinone oxidoreductase subunit NuoE, translating into MSVRRLADDAHQPLEFSFTKENQVWAQNTIAKYPVGREQSAVIPLLMRAQEQEGWVTRAAIEYVAQMLSMAYIRVLEIATFYTQFQLKPVGTKAHIQVCGTTPCMLRGSGELIKVCQKKIHSEPFITNKDGTLSWEEVECLGACVNAPMVMIFKDTYEDLTAERLEEIIDAFEAGKNSDIAVGPQNGRKSSEPINGLTSLIDENEGKKKSSKLSRKK; encoded by the coding sequence ATGTCTGTACGTCGTCTTGCAGATGATGCTCACCAACCATTAGAATTTTCTTTTACAAAAGAAAATCAAGTGTGGGCGCAAAATACTATAGCAAAATACCCTGTAGGGCGTGAGCAGTCAGCTGTAATTCCCCTCTTAATGCGTGCTCAAGAGCAAGAAGGTTGGGTGACACGTGCTGCAATCGAGTATGTTGCTCAAATGCTTTCAATGGCTTATATCCGCGTTTTAGAAATTGCTACTTTCTATACTCAGTTTCAACTTAAGCCGGTTGGAACAAAAGCGCATATTCAAGTTTGTGGTACTACTCCTTGTATGTTACGTGGTTCTGGTGAGTTAATTAAAGTTTGCCAAAAGAAAATTCATTCTGAACCTTTTATTACTAACAAAGATGGAACTTTGTCATGGGAAGAGGTAGAGTGTCTTGGTGCTTGTGTTAATGCTCCAATGGTTATGATTTTTAAAGATACTTATGAAGATCTTACAGCAGAACGTCTTGAAGAAATTATAGATGCATTTGAGGCGGGAAAAAATTCTGATATAGCTGTAGGGCCTCAAAATGGTCGTAAATCATCGGAACCTATAAATGGTTTAACTTCTTTAATTGATGAAAATGAGGGGAAGAAAAAATCATCAAAACTTTCAAGAAAAAAATAA
- the nuoF gene encoding NADH-quinone oxidoreductase subunit NuoF, translating to MLTDKDRIFTNIYGLKDKSLKGAMLRGHWDGTKAIVEKGRDWIVDEVKKSGLRGRGGAGFPTGMKWSFMPKQSDGRPHYLVVNADESEPGTCKDRDILRHDPHTLIEGCVIATFAIGANVAFIYIRGEYIREREALQAAIDECYDAGLLGKKTKCGHVCDIIIHHGAGAYICGEETALLESLEGKKGQPRLKPPFPANMGVYGCPTIVNNVESIAVIPTILRRGASWFSSIGRSNNVGTKLFMISGHVNAPCTFEEALGVSFRELIEKHTGGIRGGWNNLLAVIPGGASCPVVRGEDMIDAVMDFDGMRDVGSSFGTGGVIVMDKSTDIIKAIWRIAAFFKHESCGQCTPCREGTGWMMRLLERMVEGRAQKREIDLLFEVSKQVEGHTICALGDAAAWPVQGLIRNFRSEIEQRIDDYTRNVVQSRNVALEVVE from the coding sequence ATGCTAACTGATAAAGATCGCATTTTCACTAATATTTATGGTTTAAAGGATAAATCATTAAAAGGCGCTATGCTGCGTGGGCATTGGGATGGTACCAAGGCGATTGTCGAAAAAGGCCGTGACTGGATTGTTGATGAGGTAAAAAAGTCAGGTTTGCGTGGTCGTGGTGGTGCTGGTTTTCCTACTGGTATGAAGTGGTCTTTTATGCCAAAGCAAAGTGATGGTCGACCACATTATTTAGTCGTGAATGCAGATGAATCGGAACCTGGAACGTGTAAAGATCGTGACATTTTGCGCCATGATCCTCATACTTTAATTGAAGGATGTGTTATTGCTACTTTTGCAATAGGTGCAAATGTTGCTTTTATTTATATCCGTGGTGAATATATTCGTGAGCGTGAAGCGCTTCAAGCTGCGATTGATGAATGTTATGATGCTGGTTTGCTTGGTAAGAAGACCAAATGTGGGCATGTTTGCGATATTATTATTCATCATGGTGCTGGAGCGTACATTTGTGGTGAGGAAACAGCTCTTTTAGAAAGTCTTGAAGGAAAAAAAGGGCAGCCTCGGCTTAAACCGCCGTTTCCTGCTAATATGGGGGTTTATGGTTGTCCGACAATAGTTAATAATGTGGAATCCATTGCAGTTATTCCAACAATTTTGCGTCGGGGTGCTTCATGGTTTTCATCAATCGGTCGTTCAAACAATGTTGGAACAAAATTGTTTATGATTTCTGGTCATGTCAATGCCCCTTGTACATTTGAAGAAGCTCTAGGTGTTTCTTTTCGTGAATTAATTGAAAAACACACAGGGGGTATTCGTGGTGGGTGGAATAATCTTTTAGCGGTTATTCCAGGTGGAGCTTCTTGTCCAGTCGTTCGGGGTGAAGATATGATAGACGCAGTCATGGATTTTGATGGAATGCGTGATGTGGGGTCTTCTTTTGGTACAGGTGGTGTGATTGTTATGGATAAATCAACGGATATTATCAAGGCAATTTGGCGTATAGCGGCTTTTTTCAAGCATGAAAGTTGTGGGCAGTGTACACCGTGTCGTGAGGGTACTGGTTGGATGATGCGTCTTTTAGAGCGCATGGTTGAAGGAAGAGCTCAAAAACGTGAGATTGACCTTTTGTTTGAAGTTTCTAAACAGGTTGAAGGGCACACTATTTGTGCGCTTGGTGATGCTGCAGCGTGGCCTGTGCAAGGATTAATACGCAATTTTCGCTCAGAGATTGAGCAAAGAATTGATGATTATACGCGAAACGTGGTTCAAAGCAGAAATGTTGCTTTGGAAGTAGTAGAGTAA
- the nuoG gene encoding NADH-quinone oxidoreductase subunit NuoG, giving the protein MISIKVDGKEIEVPDYYTLLQAAEAAGAEVPRFCFHESLSIAGNCRMCLVEVKGAPPKPQASCAMGVRDLRLGPNGEIPEIFTNTEMVKKAREGVMEFLLINHPLDCPVCDQGGECDLQDQAMFYGRDCSRYTENKRAVEDKYIGPLVKTVMTRCIHCTRCVRFTTEVAGVSELGLIGRGEDAEITTYLEKAMTSELQGNVIDLCPVGALTSKPYAFHARPWELTKTESIDVMDALGSAIRIDSRGREVMRIIPRTNQNVNEEWISDKTRFIWDGLRTQRLDKPYVRKNGKLQPASWSEAFASIKAAVSKTSAEKIGAIAGDLASVEEMYALKVLLTSLGSKVFDCRQRGMALSPELGRSSYIFNPTIVGIEQADALLIVGSNPRTEAAVLNARILKRQRMGQFPIALIGEQVDLRYPYSYLGAGTEVLNALISGKNAFFDVLKKAKRPLILIGEAAVSGKEGLSVLKNLAKLSDVVGALNKEWNGFGVLHNAASTVGGLDIGFVSKIGTENIVKTCEVLFLLGADEVELTHKKAFTIYIGSHGDNGAHAADVILPASAYTEKSGLYVNTEGRVQMTNRAGFAPGEAKEDWAILRALSDVLGKKLPFDSLSQLRQNLFSDFPHLCAIDDIAPACINDLKALGSQLIVLSKQTFASIIKDFYLTNPIARASAVMAECSALAKNHAAGSVE; this is encoded by the coding sequence ATGATAAGTATCAAAGTTGATGGTAAAGAGATTGAAGTTCCTGACTACTATACATTGCTTCAAGCCGCTGAAGCTGCTGGTGCTGAAGTGCCACGTTTTTGTTTTCATGAAAGTTTGTCAATTGCTGGAAATTGTCGCATGTGCTTGGTTGAGGTCAAAGGTGCTCCTCCAAAACCTCAAGCTTCTTGTGCGATGGGGGTTCGCGATTTACGGTTGGGCCCCAATGGTGAAATACCTGAGATATTTACCAATACAGAGATGGTTAAAAAAGCACGTGAAGGTGTTATGGAGTTTCTCCTTATTAATCATCCGCTAGATTGTCCTGTATGTGATCAAGGTGGTGAATGTGATCTTCAAGATCAAGCAATGTTTTATGGTCGTGATTGTTCTCGTTATACGGAAAACAAGCGTGCTGTAGAAGATAAATATATCGGTCCACTTGTGAAAACTGTTATGACACGGTGTATTCATTGTACCCGTTGTGTTCGTTTTACGACAGAAGTTGCAGGTGTTTCAGAGCTTGGTTTAATTGGTCGTGGTGAAGATGCTGAAATTACAACCTATCTTGAAAAAGCAATGACATCTGAATTACAGGGGAATGTTATTGATCTTTGTCCGGTAGGTGCTTTAACCTCAAAACCTTATGCATTTCATGCGCGTCCATGGGAATTAACTAAGACGGAATCAATTGATGTGATGGATGCACTTGGTAGTGCCATTCGTATTGACAGTCGGGGGCGTGAGGTTATGCGAATAATACCACGTACGAATCAGAACGTAAATGAGGAGTGGATTTCTGATAAGACGCGTTTTATTTGGGATGGGCTGCGCACTCAGCGACTTGATAAACCATATGTTCGCAAAAATGGAAAACTTCAGCCTGCAAGTTGGTCAGAAGCTTTTGCGAGTATTAAGGCGGCAGTATCTAAGACATCAGCAGAAAAAATTGGTGCAATTGCAGGAGATCTAGCATCTGTTGAAGAAATGTATGCGCTTAAAGTATTGCTCACTTCACTAGGGTCAAAGGTATTTGATTGTCGTCAAAGAGGTATGGCTTTGTCACCTGAGTTAGGGCGCTCAAGTTATATTTTTAATCCAACTATTGTAGGTATTGAGCAAGCTGATGCATTGCTCATTGTGGGGTCTAATCCACGTACTGAAGCTGCTGTTTTAAATGCGCGTATTTTAAAACGTCAACGGATGGGGCAATTTCCAATTGCATTAATTGGAGAACAAGTTGATTTGCGTTATCCATATTCTTATCTTGGGGCCGGTACTGAAGTGTTGAATGCACTCATTAGTGGAAAGAATGCGTTTTTTGATGTTCTGAAAAAAGCTAAACGTCCACTTATTCTTATTGGTGAAGCTGCTGTTTCAGGTAAAGAGGGGTTGTCTGTTTTAAAAAATCTCGCAAAATTATCTGATGTTGTTGGTGCTCTTAATAAAGAGTGGAATGGATTTGGTGTGCTTCATAATGCTGCTTCGACTGTTGGGGGATTAGATATTGGTTTTGTTTCTAAGATTGGAACTGAAAATATTGTTAAGACCTGTGAAGTTTTATTTTTACTTGGTGCAGATGAAGTAGAATTAACCCATAAAAAGGCTTTTACAATTTATATTGGTAGTCATGGTGATAATGGTGCGCATGCTGCTGATGTAATTTTGCCAGCATCAGCTTATACTGAAAAATCAGGGCTTTACGTTAATACAGAAGGTCGTGTTCAAATGACGAATCGAGCCGGTTTTGCTCCGGGTGAAGCAAAGGAAGATTGGGCAATTTTGCGCGCTTTATCTGATGTTTTAGGAAAAAAGCTTCCTTTTGATTCTTTATCTCAATTAAGGCAGAATTTATTCAGTGATTTTCCACATCTTTGCGCAATTGATGATATAGCGCCTGCATGTATAAATGATCTCAAAGCACTCGGTTCACAATTAATTGTTCTAAGTAAGCAAACATTCGCTTCTATAATTAAGGACTTCTATTTAACAAATCCAATAGCACGTGCTTCTGCAGTTATGGCTGAATGTTCAGCTCTTGCAAAGAATCACGCTGCTGGATCTGTAGAGTAA
- a CDS encoding NADH-quinone oxidoreductase subunit J yields MLTGSAAVFFYIFSFIMLVSAVTVVAARNPVHSVLFLILAFFNAAALFVLLGAEFLGLILLVVYVGAVAVLFLFVVMMLDVDFAELKSGVLRYIPVGAFIGVVIVVELISVFISSHFSPVLRSYVTQPMPDLAQRTNTQALGDILYTDYIFYFQIAGMILLVAMIGAIVLTLRHKSGVKRQSIAVQVARTAKSAIEIKQVESGKGI; encoded by the coding sequence ATGCTAACAGGTTCAGCAGCGGTATTTTTCTATATATTTTCTTTTATCATGCTCGTGAGTGCAGTTACTGTTGTTGCTGCACGTAATCCAGTGCATTCGGTGTTGTTTTTAATCTTGGCATTTTTTAATGCAGCGGCTTTGTTTGTGCTTTTAGGAGCTGAATTTTTAGGGCTTATTTTACTTGTCGTTTATGTTGGTGCTGTAGCAGTTTTATTTTTATTTGTGGTTATGATGCTTGATGTGGACTTTGCTGAATTGAAAAGTGGAGTGCTTCGATATATTCCTGTTGGTGCCTTTATTGGTGTTGTTATTGTTGTAGAATTGATTTCTGTTTTTATTAGCAGCCACTTTTCTCCTGTTTTAAGATCTTATGTTACGCAACCGATGCCAGATTTAGCGCAGCGAACCAATACGCAAGCATTAGGGGATATTCTTTATACAGATTATATTTTCTATTTCCAAATTGCTGGAATGATTTTATTAGTTGCAATGATTGGTGCTATTGTTTTAACGCTCCGTCATAAGTCTGGTGTCAAACGACAATCAATTGCAGTGCAGGTTGCTAGAACAGCAAAAAGTGCAATTGAAATCAAACAAGTTGAATCAGGTAAGGGTATTTAG
- the nuoL gene encoding NADH-quinone oxidoreductase subunit L translates to MYYAIVFLPLLGFLIAAVGGKTIGARASEIVTSSFMIIVAALSWMAFFNIAIGHASAVSVPVLHWVTVGNLVFDWALYIDTLTAVMLVVVNSVSALVHIYSIGYMHHDLSRSRFFAYLSLFTFMMLMLVTADNLIQMFFGWEGVGLASYLLIGFWFQRASANKAAMKAFVVNRVGDFGFLLGIFSIFVLFQSVNFAYIFAKTADSSFVENITFLGWQLDGQTAITVTCLLLFIGAMGKSAQFLLHTWLPDAMEGPTPVSALIHAATMVTAGVFMVARMSPIFELSSTASTVIIIVGTMTAFFAATVGLVQNDIKRVIAYSTCSQLGYMFVALGVGAYGAAVFHLFTHAFFKALLFLGAGSVIHAVSDEQDMRKMGGLRKHIKATYWMMIIGTISLTGVGIPGTLFGTAGFFSKDAIIESAFASHSVVSEYAFWLLVLSALLTSFYSWRLIFMTFHGKPRATVDVMHHVHESPPVMLIPLFILSVGALFAGMVFQPYFFGDLYDTFWKGALFTSNHNHILHEAHNVLNWVKWSPFTAMVFGFALACLFYIFVPSLPKKLSEFMPAFYRFLYNKWYFDELYDLLFVRPALRIGCFLWKIGDGKIIDGLGPNGIAARIVDITNKIIRLQTGYLYHYAFAMLIGVTALITWIMIGSLN, encoded by the coding sequence ATGTATTATGCAATTGTCTTTCTGCCGCTTTTGGGTTTTTTAATTGCTGCTGTTGGCGGAAAAACTATAGGGGCTCGTGCAAGTGAAATTGTGACGTCTAGTTTCATGATAATTGTTGCTGCATTATCATGGATGGCTTTTTTTAATATTGCTATTGGTCATGCTTCAGCGGTTAGTGTTCCGGTTTTGCACTGGGTAACTGTTGGTAATTTAGTTTTTGATTGGGCCTTGTATATTGATACATTGACAGCCGTCATGCTTGTTGTAGTTAACAGTGTTTCAGCATTAGTGCATATTTATTCAATTGGTTATATGCATCACGATCTTTCAAGGTCTCGGTTTTTTGCCTATCTTTCTTTATTCACATTTATGATGCTTATGCTGGTGACAGCTGATAATTTAATCCAAATGTTTTTTGGCTGGGAAGGTGTTGGGCTTGCATCTTATTTACTCATTGGCTTTTGGTTTCAGCGAGCTTCTGCTAATAAAGCAGCGATGAAAGCTTTTGTAGTTAACCGTGTTGGTGATTTTGGTTTTCTTCTAGGTATTTTTAGTATTTTTGTTTTGTTTCAGTCAGTTAATTTTGCATATATTTTTGCAAAGACTGCAGACAGTAGTTTTGTAGAAAATATAACATTTTTAGGTTGGCAACTTGATGGACAAACAGCAATTACTGTAACATGTCTTCTTTTATTTATCGGTGCCATGGGGAAATCAGCACAATTTCTACTACATACATGGCTTCCTGATGCAATGGAAGGGCCAACGCCTGTATCTGCTCTCATTCACGCAGCAACAATGGTGACCGCTGGCGTTTTTATGGTTGCACGTATGTCACCAATTTTTGAACTTTCTTCAACAGCTTCCACTGTGATTATTATTGTTGGAACGATGACTGCATTTTTTGCGGCAACTGTGGGGCTTGTACAAAATGATATCAAGCGCGTTATTGCTTATTCAACATGTTCACAGCTTGGTTATATGTTTGTTGCTTTAGGTGTTGGGGCTTACGGAGCAGCTGTTTTCCATCTCTTTACACATGCTTTTTTTAAAGCTTTACTGTTTCTCGGTGCAGGCTCTGTAATTCACGCAGTATCTGATGAGCAAGATATGCGAAAGATGGGGGGGCTGCGTAAACATATAAAAGCAACTTATTGGATGATGATTATAGGAACTATTTCATTAACAGGTGTTGGAATACCTGGTACACTTTTTGGTACAGCTGGTTTTTTCTCAAAGGATGCAATTATAGAATCTGCTTTTGCGTCACATAGTGTTGTCTCGGAATACGCTTTTTGGCTTCTTGTTTTGTCTGCTTTACTAACGAGTTTTTATTCATGGCGGCTTATATTTATGACATTTCATGGTAAGCCACGTGCAACTGTTGATGTTATGCATCATGTTCATGAATCGCCTCCGGTTATGTTGATTCCTCTGTTTATTTTGTCTGTTGGGGCATTGTTTGCAGGTATGGTTTTTCAGCCTTATTTTTTTGGTGATTTGTATGATACTTTTTGGAAAGGTGCATTGTTTACAAGCAACCACAACCATATTCTTCATGAAGCACACAATGTGCTAAATTGGGTAAAATGGTCACCATTTACAGCAATGGTTTTTGGGTTTGCTTTGGCTTGCCTGTTCTATATTTTTGTTCCGTCACTTCCTAAAAAGCTTTCCGAATTTATGCCTGCATTCTACCGTTTTCTTTACAATAAGTGGTATTTTGATGAACTTTATGACCTTTTGTTTGTCCGTCCTGCTTTAAGAATTGGTTGCTTTCTTTGGAAAATAGGTGATGGTAAAATTATTGATGGCTTGGGACCGAATGGTATTGCTGCACGTATTGTTGATATTACAAACAAAATCATTCGACTGCAGACAGGTTATCTTTATCACTATGCGTTCGCGATGCTTATTGGTGTCACAGCGCTAATCACGTGGATAATGATCGGGAGTTTAAATTGA
- the nuoI gene encoding NADH-quinone oxidoreductase subunit NuoI produces MSGLIQAAKSLLLLEFISAFFLAMRQFFSPKPTINYPYEKGFVSPRFRGEHALRRYPNGEERCIACKLCEAICPAQAITIEAGPRCNDGTRRTIRYDIDMVKCIYCGFCQEACPVDAIVEGPNFEFATEMREELYYDKEKLLSNGDRWEREIARNILMDAPYR; encoded by the coding sequence ATGTCAGGTCTTATTCAAGCGGCAAAATCACTGCTTTTATTAGAATTTATAAGTGCTTTTTTTCTAGCGATGCGTCAGTTTTTTTCGCCAAAACCTACAATCAATTACCCTTATGAAAAGGGTTTTGTTTCTCCACGTTTTCGTGGTGAGCATGCTTTGCGTCGTTATCCAAATGGTGAAGAACGGTGTATTGCATGTAAATTATGTGAGGCAATTTGTCCTGCGCAAGCTATTACAATTGAAGCAGGACCACGATGCAATGATGGTACACGTAGAACTATTCGTTACGATATTGATATGGTTAAGTGTATTTACTGTGGTTTTTGTCAGGAAGCTTGTCCAGTTGATGCTATTGTGGAGGGGCCAAATTTTGAGTTTGCAACAGAAATGCGTGAAGAACTTTATTATGATAAAGAAAAGCTTTTAAGTAATGGAGATCGTTGGGAGAGAGAAATTGCTCGTAATATATTGATGGATGCACCTTATCGTTAG
- the nuoH gene encoding NADH-quinone oxidoreductase subunit NuoH yields the protein MYDFFMTGLLPLLIIVGKILLLLVVLLVLIAYLLYADRKIWAAVQLRRGPNVVGPWGLFQSFADLIKFAVKEPIIPAGANKGVFLLAPFVSAMLALSTWAVVPVNENWEIASINVGLLYILAISSLEVYGVIMGGWASNSKYPFLGALRSAAQMVSYEVSIGFVLVTVILVSGSLDLATIVREQSRGLGMNLGLPFNSFLDWNWLVLFPMFIIFFISALAETNRPPFDLVEAESELVAGHMVEYSSTPYMLFFLGEYVAIVLMCALTTILFLGGWLPPLDVWWLNWVPGVIWFVLKVCFVFFGFAMVKAFVPRYRYDQLMRLGWKVFLPISLAMVVITAAVLKCISFA from the coding sequence ATGTATGATTTCTTTATGACCGGGCTATTACCACTACTGATTATAGTGGGTAAGATACTTCTCCTTTTGGTTGTTCTTTTAGTTTTAATTGCTTATCTTCTTTATGCAGATAGAAAAATTTGGGCCGCTGTGCAATTGCGGCGGGGACCGAATGTTGTTGGTCCATGGGGGTTATTTCAATCTTTTGCAGATTTAATTAAATTTGCGGTTAAAGAACCTATTATCCCTGCTGGTGCCAATAAAGGTGTTTTTCTTTTGGCTCCTTTTGTTTCTGCTATGCTTGCGTTATCAACTTGGGCTGTTGTGCCTGTTAATGAGAATTGGGAAATTGCTAGTATTAATGTTGGTTTGCTTTATATCTTAGCTATTTCATCTCTTGAGGTTTATGGTGTTATCATGGGGGGGTGGGCATCAAATTCAAAATATCCTTTCTTGGGAGCTCTTCGTTCAGCAGCGCAAATGGTTTCTTATGAGGTTTCAATTGGATTTGTTCTTGTAACTGTTATCTTGGTAAGTGGTTCATTAGATCTTGCAACAATCGTTCGTGAACAAAGTAGGGGGCTTGGAATGAATCTTGGTCTACCTTTTAACAGTTTTCTAGATTGGAATTGGTTAGTGCTTTTTCCAATGTTTATTATATTTTTTATTTCTGCACTTGCTGAAACAAATCGTCCTCCTTTTGATTTAGTTGAAGCAGAATCTGAGCTTGTTGCTGGTCACATGGTTGAGTATTCTTCAACTCCTTATATGCTTTTTTTTCTTGGTGAATATGTTGCTATTGTTTTAATGTGCGCATTAACAACCATCTTGTTTTTAGGTGGTTGGTTGCCCCCTTTGGATGTTTGGTGGCTTAATTGGGTTCCAGGCGTCATTTGGTTTGTTTTAAAGGTTTGTTTTGTATTTTTTGGTTTTGCTATGGTTAAAGCATTTGTACCGCGTTATCGTTATGACCAGTTAATGCGGCTTGGTTGGAAGGTATTTCTTCCTATTTCATTGGCAATGGTTGTGATAACTGCTGCTGTCTTAAAATGTATTAGTTTTGCTTAA
- a CDS encoding NADH-quinone oxidoreductase subunit D — translation MAEVNVRNFNINFGPQHPAAHGVLRMVLELDGEVVERVDPHIGLLHRGTEKLMETKTYLQACPYLDRLDYVAPMNQEHAFVLAVEKLLGIEVPKRGQLIRVLFSEIGRILNHLLNVTTQAMDVGALTPPLWGFEQRERLMIFYERACGARLHANYFRPGGVHRDLPESLIEDIGNFIDPFLVALGKLDALITPNRIFKQRNVDIGVVSSDEAWARGFSGVMIRGAGVPWDLRKSQPYECYDEMEFDIPVGKNSDCYDRYLIRMEEMRQSAKIMRQCVNRLLSTERNGPVSNLDHKIVPPKRNEMKNSMEALIHHFKLYTEGFHTPPGEVYVAVEAPKGEFGVYLVSDGTNKPYRVKLRAPGFAHLQAMDFLTRGHMLADATAILGSIDIVFGEVDR, via the coding sequence GTGGCTGAGGTCAATGTCCGAAACTTTAATATTAATTTTGGTCCTCAACATCCTGCGGCGCATGGTGTTTTGCGTATGGTCCTTGAATTAGACGGTGAAGTTGTTGAACGTGTAGATCCGCATATTGGGTTATTGCACCGTGGTACTGAAAAGTTGATGGAGACAAAAACGTACCTTCAGGCGTGCCCTTATTTGGATCGTTTGGATTATGTTGCTCCTATGAATCAAGAGCATGCTTTTGTGCTTGCTGTTGAAAAATTGTTGGGTATTGAGGTTCCTAAACGAGGACAGTTGATCCGTGTTCTATTTTCTGAAATCGGACGTATTCTTAATCATTTACTTAATGTGACAACGCAAGCAATGGATGTTGGTGCTTTAACACCACCACTTTGGGGGTTTGAGCAGCGTGAACGTTTGATGATTTTTTATGAACGTGCATGCGGTGCGCGGCTTCATGCTAATTATTTTCGTCCTGGTGGTGTACATAGAGATTTGCCGGAATCTTTAATTGAAGATATTGGTAATTTTATTGATCCATTTCTTGTTGCTCTTGGTAAGCTTGATGCGCTTATAACGCCAAATCGAATTTTTAAACAGCGAAATGTAGATATTGGAGTGGTAAGTAGTGATGAGGCTTGGGCGCGTGGTTTTTCTGGGGTAATGATTCGCGGTGCCGGTGTACCGTGGGATTTGCGTAAAAGCCAACCTTATGAATGTTATGATGAAATGGAATTTGATATTCCAGTCGGCAAAAATAGTGACTGTTATGACCGTTATCTCATTCGTATGGAAGAAATGCGTCAATCAGCAAAAATTATGCGTCAATGTGTGAATCGCTTGCTTAGTACTGAAAGAAATGGACCGGTTTCAAATTTAGATCATAAAATCGTTCCTCCAAAACGTAATGAAATGAAAAATTCAATGGAGGCGCTTATTCACCATTTTAAACTTTACACAGAAGGGTTTCATACTCCTCCTGGCGAAGTTTATGTTGCTGTAGAAGCTCCAAAGGGTGAATTTGGTGTTTATCTTGTTTCTGATGGAACAAATAAGCCTTATCGGGTTAAATTGCGTGCTCCTGGTTTTGCTCATCTTCAAGCTATGGATTTTTTGACTCGAGGTCATATGCTTGCAGATGCAACAGCTATTTTAGGTTCAATTGATATTGTTTTTGGGGAGGTTGATCGCTAA
- the nuoK gene encoding NADH-quinone oxidoreductase subunit NuoK — protein sequence MHIDISHYLTVSAIMFTIGIFGIFLNRKNVIIILMSIELILLSVNLNFIAFSAFLHDLVGQIFALFILTVAAAEAAIGLAILVVFFRNRGSIAVEDVNVMKG from the coding sequence ATGCATATTGACATTTCTCATTATCTCACTGTTTCTGCGATAATGTTTACAATTGGCATTTTTGGTATTTTTCTAAATAGGAAGAATGTGATTATTATTCTTATGTCAATTGAGCTTATATTACTTTCAGTCAACCTTAATTTTATTGCGTTTTCAGCATTTCTTCATGATCTAGTTGGTCAAATATTTGCTTTATTTATCTTGACAGTCGCAGCCGCTGAAGCAGCAATTGGTCTAGCAATTCTTGTTGTTTTTTTCCGTAACCGCGGTTCTATCGCAGTTGAAGATGTTAATGTGATGAAAGGCTGA